A genomic window from Elaeis guineensis isolate ETL-2024a chromosome 3, EG11, whole genome shotgun sequence includes:
- the LOC105042087 gene encoding subtilisin-like protease SBT1.4, which yields MGKPFPLSSPAVLSLLLLLLLIPANGNTGQLSTYIVHVSPAHKPASSPTLRHWYRCTLRSLPRHLLRTPAPAPRLLYFYSRATTGFAARLSPAQAAALRSLPYILSVLPDRARQPHTTRSPTFLRLSPYSGLWPSSSFASDAVIAVLDTGIFPSRPSFLDSSLSPPPSSWRGSCDSGSGFNSSQACNRKLIGARFFYKGYESAMGHPIDESRESKSPLDTEGHGTHTASTAAGAAVEDAGFYQYARGEARGMATKARIAAYKICWAAGCFDSDILAAMDAAIDDGADVISLSVGATGFAPSFYRDSIAIGAFGAARHGVTVSCSAGNSGPGPYTAVNIAPWILTVGASTIDREFPADVILGDGTTYGGVSLYAGELLNSTDLPLVYAGDCGSRLCISGYLDSAKVAGKIVLCDRGANARVEKGSAVKLAGGAGMILANTAENGEELIADSHLIPATMVGESAGDKIRDYIKSQSSPTATVVFRGTVISSSPPAPKVAAFSSRGPNYRAPEILKPDVIAPGVNILAAWTGISSPTDLDIDPRRVLFNIISGTSMSCPHVSGIAALLHKTYPDWSPAAIKSALMTTAYNLDNSGEIIKDLSTGEESTPFVRGAGHVDPNKALDPGLIYDSQVEDYLAFLCAIGYSTQQIALFTRDETTVNCSAMTLASPGDLNYPAFSVVFSSTSDIVTFSRVVRNVGGPDDAVYEAEISGPPGVNVTVAPSKLVFDAVDQSLSYEITFASIADAAVAGSNGFGGISWSDGTHSVRSPIAVSWRQSFVASM from the coding sequence ATGGGGAAACCGTTTCCACTCTCATCTCCGGCTgtcctctccctcctcctcctACTGTTGTTGATCCCGGCAAACGGCAACACTGGCCAGCTGTCTACCTACATCGTCCACGTGTCCCCCGCCCACAAGCCGGCCTCCTCCCCGACCCTCCGCCACTGGTACCGGTGCACCCTCCGCTCCCTCCCCCGCCACCTCCTCCGCACCCCCGCCCCTGCCCCCCGCCTCCTCTACTTCTACTCCCGCGCCACCACTGGCTTCGCCGCCCGCCTCTCCCCCGCCCAGGCCGCCGCCCTCCGCTCCCTCCCCTACATCCTCTCCGTCCTCCCCGATCGCGCCCGCCAGCCCCACACCACCCGCTCTCCCACCTTCCTCCGCCTCTCCCCTTATTCCGGCCTCTGGCCCTCCTCCTCCTTCGCCTCCGACGCCGTCATCGCCGTCCTGGACACAGGTATCTTCCCCTCCCGCCCCTCCTTCCTCGACTCCTCcctctcccctcccccctcctcctGGCGCGGCTCCTGCGATTCCGGCTCCGGCTTCAACTCCTCCCAAGCCTGCAACCGCAAGCTTATCGGCGCGCGCTTCTTCTACAAGGGTTACGAGTCCGCCATGGGCCACCCCATCGACGAATCCAGGGAGTCCAAATCCCCCCTCGACACTGAGGGCCACGGCACCCACACCGCATCCACCGCCGCCGGCGCGGCTGTCGAAGATGCCGGCTTCTACCAGTACGCCCGCGGCGAGGCCCGTGGCATGGCCACCAAGGCGAGGATCGCCGCCTACAAGATCTGCTGGGCAGCCGGCTGCTTCGACTCCGACATCCTTGCCGCCATGGACGCCGCCATCGACGACGGCGCCGACGTCATCTCCCTCTCCGTCGGTGCCACTGGCTTCGCCCCAAGCTTCTACCGGGACTCGATCGCCATCGGCGCCTTCGGCGCCGCCCGCCACGGCGTCACCGTCTCGTGCTCCGCCGGGAACTCCGGGCCCGGGCCGTACACCGCTGTCAATATCGCTCCGTGGATCCTCACCGTCGGGGCATCCACCATTGATCGAGAATTCCCAGCTGATGTCATCCTCGGTGACGGCACCACTTATGGCGGTGTCTCGCTCTATGCAGGAGAGCTGTTGAATTCTACCGATCTCCCGTTGGTCTACGCCGGCGATTGTGGGTCCCGGCTGTGTATAAGCGGGTACCTCGACTCGGCCAAGGTTGCTGGAAAGATCGTTCTTTGCGACAGGGGTGCCAATGCTCGGGTTGAGAAGGGGAGTGCCGTGAAATTGGCCGGCGGCGCCGGGATGATTCTGGCCAACACCGCCGAGAATGGGGAGGAGCTCATTGCCGACTCCCACCTCATTCCCGCCACAATGGTCGGTGAATCAGCCGGAGATAAGATCCGCGACTACATCAAGTCCCAGTCTTCTCCCACTGCTACCGTTGTTTTCAGAGGAACGGTGATCAGCTCATCGCCACCCGCCCCCAAGGTGGCAGCTTTTTCAAGCCGGGGGCCTAATTACCGCGCTCCGGAGATCCTCAAGCCCGATGTGATCGCCCCCGGAGTCAATATTCTGGCAGCTTGGACGGGGATAAGCAGCCCGACCGACCTTGATATCGATCCAAGACGGGTCTTGTTCAATATAATCTCAGGTACCTCCATGTCATGCCCGCATGTCAGCGGCATTGCTGCCTTGCTGCATAAGACCTACCCGGATTGGAGCCCAGCTGCCATCAAGTCCGCTCTCATGACAACAGCCTACAATTTGGACAATTCCGGTGAGATCATCAAAGATTTATCTACCGGGGAAGAATCCACGCCATTTGTTCGCGGCGCCGGTCATGTAGACCCCAACAAGGCTCTTGATCCTGGTCTAATTTATGACTCACAGGTCGAGGACTACCTTGCCTTCCTTTGTGCAATTGGATACAGTACTCAACAGATTGCACTCTTCACCAGGGATGAGACCACAGTGAATTGTTCTGCCATGACATTGGCTAGCCCTGGTGATCTCAATTACCCAGCTTTCTCTGTTGTTTTCTCTTCAACCAGTGACATTGTTACGTTCAGTAGAGTGGTCCGAAATGTTGGAGGCCCCGACGATGCTGTGTATGAGGCTGAAATCTCCGGCCCACCGGGTGTGAATGTCACGGTGGCTCCGAGCAAGCTCGTGTTTGATGCAGTGGACCAGAGCttgtcctatgagatcacatttgCTTCAATTGCTGATGCGGCAGTTGCAGGCTCTAATGGCTTTGGGGGGATTTCTTGGAGTGATGGCACACACAGTGTGAGGAGCCCCATTGCTGTGAGCTGGCGCCAGAGTTTTGTGGCCTCCATGTAA